In the Silurus meridionalis isolate SWU-2019-XX chromosome 6, ASM1480568v1, whole genome shotgun sequence genome, one interval contains:
- the LOC124387066 gene encoding uncharacterized protein LOC124387066 has translation MRPCAFLSKSLDSVAQGLPACLRAVASCALMVTDAEKIVLSHPLILHTSHQDDCAGQPDHDCLTAIVNDTSIRPDLSSVPLQTGQALFVDGSCSKPSDGVYLCGYSVCQLPNNVLESFSLPFSSAQAAELYAFTCACVLSADTDVTIYTDSRYAFGVAHDFGRIWQSRGFTAADGKPISHASLVQDLITACHLPRSLAIVKTRAHCSGDTDEVRGNSLADRMAKQAAASRPLPPDLSPAMVSVNTMISAVLPDMDLPSLQASATDADRAFWANQSCTGSTILVDGQGRLCLPHHCTPFLVREFHGPTHRGRRGVLHDLTENFCIDHLYTDVNNILNRCLTCTQNNISKPGAIHQHLPTPETTFQEWQIDFTHVPRQGPFRYLLVMVDKFSRWVEAFPCSKENARIVVQKLTTEIIPRYGIPVGIDSDKEPHLPQGNRHRVGKGHAVTPIRTGVAAATTQRTNHYTIPALNACGGAKVMFALECKLLADDMGHTGSCSPHSSFLLVNILMVYSVELCESQLTSVMQNEAIVQESNPGRLGENQES, from the exons ATGCGACCTTGTGCGTTTCTTTCCAAATCTCTAGACTCTGTGGCTCAGGGATTGCCTGCCTGTCTTCGTGCCGTTGCCTCCTGTGCGCTGATGGTAACTGATGCTGAGAAGATCGTTTTGTCCCATCCCCTGATTCtgcacacctcacatcag GATGACTGCGCGGGGCAACCTGACCACGATTGTCTGACTGCCATTGTTAATGACACCAGTATCAGACCAGATCTCTCCTCTGTTCCCCTACAGACAGGACAAGCTTTGTTTGTTGATGGTTCCTGTTCCAAACCTAGTGATGGTGTATATCTATGTGGTTACTCTGTCTGCCAATTGCCTAACAATGTTCTGgaatctttctctcttccctttTCTTCTGCGCAGGCTGCTGAGCTATACGCCTTTACATGCGCCTGTGTCCTGTCTGCTGACACTGATGTCACTATCTACACAGACTCACGCTATGCTTTTGGGGTTGCTCATGATTTCGGTAGGATTTGGCAATCTCGTGGCTTCACTGCCGCCGATGGTAAGCCCATTTCCCATGCGTCACTGGTACAGGATCTAATAACTGCCTGTCACCTGCCACGTTCTTTGGCTATTGTTAAAACCAGGGCTCACTGTTCTGGTGACACGGACGAGGTCAGAGGTAACAGCCTCGCCGATCGCATGGCCAAACAAGCTGCAGCCTCACGTCCGCTGCCGCCAGACTTATCTCCAGCAATGGTGTCTGTTAATACCATGATCAGTGCTGTTTTACCTGACATGGATTTACCTTCCCTACAGGCTTCAGCTACTGACGCTGATCGCGCCTTCTGGGCAAATCAGAGTTGTACCGGTTCCACAATTTTGGTCGATGGTCAGGGTCGTCTTTGCCTTCCACATCATTGTACGCCTTTTCTCGTCCGCGAATTTCATGGTCCCACTCATCGCGGACGAAGAGGGGTATTACATGACCTAACTGAAAATTTCTGTATAGATCACTTATACACAGATGTAAACAACATACTAAACAGATGCTTAACATGCACGCAAAACAACATCTCCAAACCAGGTGCCATACATCAACATCTTCCCACCCCTGAAACAACGTTTCAGGAATGGCAGATTGATTTCACACACGTGCCCAGACAAGGCCCTTTCAGATACCTTTTGGTAATGGTGGACAAATTTTCCCGGTGGGTCGAAGCTTTCCCCTGCAGCAAAGAGAACGCTAGAATAGTGGTTCAGAAGTTAACTACGGAAATAATTCCAAGATATGGTATCCCTGTAGGAATTGATTCTGACAAGGAACCCCATTTACCTCAAG GCAACCGACACAGGGTGGGTAAAGGTCATGCCGTGACCCCGATTCGGACCGGGGTTGCTGCGGCCACAACACAGAGAACTAACCACTATACGATCCCGGCGTTAAACGCTTGCGGTGGCGCAAAAGTGATGTTTGCCCTGGAATGTAAACTACTGGCTGACGACATGGGCCACACTGGGAGCTGTTCACCTCATTCGTCTTTCCTTCTGGTAAACATTTTAATGGTGTACAGCGTTGAGCTTTGTGAAAGTCAACTTACAAGCGTGATGCAGAACGAGGCCATAGTCCAGGAGTCGAACCCGGGCCGCCTGGGTGAAAACCAAGAATCCTAA